aatatgatttacatatatatgacaattaatgattatgaataataaagatttgataacaatttttgcatccttcttcattttttaactttatattatttaaaaaaataaacaatcaaatttatatgttatattttgaatttttttaaatgactttaaattacaaaaatgagaaaaccttatatgttatactttaaattttttaaaatgattttaaaatacaaaaatgaggacaccttatatgttatatttttcttatatgttagatttttttcttatatgttatattttgaattttttaaaacgactttaaattacaaaaatgtaagttttccttaagtataggactaaaaacattaaaatgacatgtatcaattcgatggttgatttgaaagctttcaaaaccatatggaagataaaagtcaaaataattcaactgtgaaaacagtactgttcattttttttaaaaatgtgttcgatagaaaaaaataaggtttttatgtcataatttgtttaatgtccaatccgatcaacccatgatgtattaattatagttttgttccgttatttttaataaaaattgatctgatccatcggaaagaaattatataataacaacaaaaaaatttatatatataaataaaatgatcaaatatataaaagaaactatcgataatatatacaaataaactcacagGTCTTATCTTAGTTTGATATGTTTTGTAATCGCTTATTTTAATATCATGGTACCGTCTGGTCTGTCAATGCATTTTCCCTTTCACCAAGATTTAAATTGTGTAATAATTGcatgttaaaaataatagttCCATGTTCACGTCTACCAAAATCGTAAAACGGTGATAAACTGACAGAACATTTTTCTTCTTATAACTCTTTGCAGTTTAAATTGTGAAATTTATATACTATAATTAATTGTACGTTTAATGGAAGCTATTACAATATCAACAACAAAAGGAAATGCATCCGTCAATTAAAACTTGGTAGTATTTAGGCACTTCATTGATTTTAAGAATTTACTCATAGATCATATCATGATCAATATTAAAAACAagtattgacaaaaaaaaaatataaaaaacaagtatatataatatacatatacatgtTAAACAGGAGACCTAAGAACATGATTAACGCAATAGCTTAGTGGGAGTGCTTAATGATTTTcggatttaaaaaaagaaaagaaaataatgtattaagAGAAGCGACGGTGCTTAATTAAGCCGCACAAGAAACATATCTAATGAGACATGTGTCATTAGACACATCTTTCTCTCCCTCGACGAGTCgacttctctctttttctccctCGACGACTCCGCTTCTTTCCTTCTTTCCCTCGGCGACTCCGTGTTTCTCGATTGAAACCTCGACGACTCCGCGTCGTTCTCGATCTCGAGGACTCCggttctctctttctctccctcGATGACTCCCCGTTTCTCTCGCGAAACCTCGACGACTCCTCCTCGTTCTCGCGAAACCTCGAAGACTCCGCCTCTGTCTCGTGATCTTCCCCCGACGATGAAGCAGTCGGCGTCTCTCTCGGTGGACTCCTCGTCTCTATCTCTCTCCTCGACGAGTCCGCGTCTCTGTTGATGTCCTCTCTCTCGGTGGATCTCCTCGACGGTGACAAACTTGTACCTCTCTCTCGGTGGCTGTCTTCGAGGAAATCAAACCGCAAGGTAAACGTATGTATTATTCCTTTTATATCTGAATCCTTCTttgttatttgatttgtttgttgtcTCGGTTacttttgattaattttcatTTGTCTATGTCTTTGTTTCTTAACAAGGACAGATCAATAGACAAGAAGGTTCGTTAAAGAAGATGACTACAACTGCAAAACAGGTAAAATATCTATCTTCATATTCATTTAGATTTGTCTATGTctcttgtgtttgtttgttgacAACAATTGAttgaatgttttttaaaaagcttTGTGTTTTATTCGTTGGTCGTTTATGATATTGATTGAAAGTGTTTTGGAGTGTGGTCTCAAATGAATTGATTGTCGTTCTTGTTTGAATTGAATAGATGATGTTAGGTTTGTCTCTCTCTTGTGTTTGTGTTTCTTTGTATATGTTTGAATCCTTCAATTTGATTCCTTGTTTTGTTTCTCATTTTTGATTTGCTTCTGTAGAGGAGGAGTGCATTCGCTGGAGCAAAACATAAAGGATCGTCAAAGCAGAGGAGTGCATTCAGTGGAGCAAAACAGGTAAATGTTTTAATCTTTTAAAGTCATTGAAAGCTTTATGGTTGAGTTAGATAGTTAATGTGTTTGGTATGTTGGCATTGATGTTGGTAATGAAAAAAGATTTGCTTATGGTTAAGTTAGGTAGTTAAATGACTtgcttttgtttcaaaatgaaTTAAATTGTCGATAATAAATGACTTGCTTTGTGTCTGATTATGGTTGTGAAAGGGTAATTAATAGAAGTTAGATATATGTCAACTCGAATGTGTTTGTTGTTAGTTGTTAGTTGTTTTGAGTGTTGAATGTGTTTGGTACTTCTTGTTATATCTCTCTTCCATCTTTAAAACTCCTTGCTTCTCTTCCATGTCCAACAGATTCATATCTGTTATTTCTCTCGTCTTTCACTTCGGAAATGGATTTTAATCCGTTTACTTAGTCTTCAAACTTTGTTGAACTGCTTAGCAGTCAACAAAATCTTGTCTTTGGTAACGTATCAGATAGTGAAACACTATCTTAATCGCAAGTTCCCTTCTTTGGCAGTCAAGGCACCGAGGATTCAAACTATGGTGAAGACACTCAAGCCAGTCGTAAAGAAAGAAGAACGTGGACTCCAACAGACGATGTTGTGCTCATCAGCTCGTGGTTAAACACGAGCAAAGATGCCGTAGTAGGAAATGAGCAAAGGTCTCTTGCATTCTGGAAAAGAATTGTTACGTACTACAATGCTAGTCCTAAGCTTGCTGGCTGTGAAAAGAGAGAGACATCCCACTGTAAGAATCGTTGGCAGAAGATCAATGATGTCATTTGCAAGTTTTGTGGAGCATATGAAGCTACGACCAGAGAGAAAAGAGTGGTGAAAACGAGAATGATGTTCTCAAACTAGCCCATGGAATCTTCTTCACaaccataaaaaaaagtttacccTTGAGCATGCTTAGAAAGAGTTGCATAATGACCAGAAGTGGTGTGAGCTGTCTACGGGTAAAAATGATGGAAGCTCTAGAAAGAGGAAGTGTGGGGATATTTCACATTCAGCAAGCTCTAAAGCAACTGAAGCAGATTCTACTGACGATGATGAAGTAACAAATCGTCCCACGGGTGTTAAGGCAGCAAAGGCTCGTTCTAAGAAGACAATGGTTGATGGGAAGGAGCTGTCTGAGTTTCAGACAATGTGGAGCATCAAGAAGCAAGATTTGGCTTTGAAAGAAAGGATGTCTAAGATGATGGTACTTGACAGTCTCATTGCTAAACAAGGACCACTAGCGGATTATGAAGAAGCTTTAAAGCAGAAACTCATCCATGATTTGATGTCTAACTAGTTTAAGTCTCGATTTAAGTTTGTGTTGCTTGTTCTCGTTATTGTCATGGAGTTTTTGTAGTTTATCTTGTTGCTTAAGTTTCTCTACCTTGTAGTTTCTGTGTACGTGTAACTTGTTGCTTAAGTTtctgtttaatatatatgtttccGGTTGAACTTCTTGTTACTTGTTGTTCTGGTTTCTGTTTAATATataggttgttgttgttgttctttgtTTCAGATAACGAGTGAAAGAGTGAAAGAGTGGAAGAATCACGGGCTTGCTGTCCTCATGTGTAGTCATTCACGAGCTTGCTGTCCTCATGTGTAGTCACGGTTGCTTCTGTAGCTTTGTATTTTTCTGTGGACTAGTACTTGTGTCGTCACGGACTTGTATGTCTGAAAAGATTTATGATGCTTTGTGTATGTTGGATTATTTAGTCATGGACTTGGTTTCTCTCTTTGTGTCTATATAAAGTTTGTAAACACAAAGCTTATATTCACAACACCATTATCTCTTTGCGTCTCATTTGATACCATTCACTCTTGTTCTTTCTTATTATCAACATATAAAACCACTTTGATCACAACACCATTCCGTcttgttctttgtttttttcaaacACCATTCcctcttgttctttattttttttgaaatctaaaACCAATTTCATCTAAAAACACTTTGATCAAACCATATATGGCTTTTTCATCGCAAAACTTTGATAACACTTTAGATGGATCAATTGATGATacatttgatcaatattttgatcaacactttGATCAAACATTTGAGAAATTTACCATTCATGTTaatgatcaagaagaagcaaggaaaaaaagaaaaaaaatgagctTATATCGAACGCAATCGTGAAGAAGACCATATACGTTTaaggaatgattatttcagtgaaactccaacGCTGAAAATTTATTCTGACGacgttttcgaatgaacaagccattttTCATGCAAATTGTTGATGGACTCTCCAACGAAGTTCAATTCTTTCGCCAAAAGAAAGATGATCTTGGAAGGTTTGGTCTCTCTACACTCCAAAAACGTACAGCATCTATTCGTGTCTTGGCATACGGTACTGCGGCTGACacggtcgacgaatacctcagGCTCGGTGAAACGACAACTCAGTCATGTTTGGAGAATTTTGTGGAaggaattatttatttttcggcAATGAGTACCTAAGAATACCAACACcagctgatcttcaacgtctacttgataTTGGAGCGcatcgtggatttcccgggataATTGGAAGCATcaattgtatgcattgggagtgaaAGAATTGtccaaccgcttggaaagggcaatattctcgtggttcggataaaccaacaatcgttttagaggcggtttTTGTGTATAACCGACACAAAATTGTCATATATTGTACTTCTCCACCTCATGACCCTGATCTAGTCCTCTCAACGTCAATGTCATCTTCTCGTCGTCTACCTCTCTCTTCTCCTTGAAGACTTCAGGCTTCCCATCTTCATAAAAGTACACACACAATCGTAATCAGCATTAGACAACTAATATTACCAAACATAAAGAGAGAAACCCGATGCGGTAGCTCTACCTATTGATCTGGGGAGAGTACGACCAAGTCTTGAGTCTTACGGACATCACGAGATAGATTGACATATCCCCGGATACcaacaaataaaacaagaaagagtAAGATAAGGACCGCATGTGATGTTCCAGGATCTAATGGAGCCGTGGGAATCCCAGTCGCCGTCGTGTATGGCCACACCTTGGATATGGTGGCCGATGGCGTCCGAGAAAATGTGATTTCCGCTCTTCCACCTTTTGTAGTGTTTCTCCACCGACCCTTTGAGTGGCACCTGTGCTACGTATGTTCCTGATATCGCCATTTCTCAGTTTTCCTTTAGAGATGAGTCAAATGTTTGCTTGATGAGTAAACTCAAGTGCGTCCCtccttttatatatacaaactcACCGCAACACTAGACAGGTAGATATCataatttatcaaaatcatACATGCATATATAATAGTAGTATCTTAATTAACCAAGTGGTCTTGGCCTAGTGGTAAAGGGCTCACAGCTGTGAGTACCGCCTTGGGTTCGATTCCCATTGGCCACCCGGGGTGCCTTAAGTGGTAAGAAAACGCGGATCCTGCGGACCTCGTAGTGATTAGCCTTTGGGCCTAGAAAGCCTTTGGGCCTAGAAAGCCTTTGGGATCACACTacggttatcaaaaaaaaaaatagtagtatcTTAATTTAGATATAGGTAGGGTTTCATAATGCGATGTAAAACATATATGGGGTTTGATTGTCATTATTAAAAAGTCTCATCTACTCGGGATGAATTTTCATCAAcgttgaaaattttgaaatttcattGTTATTGGTAGATTGATTTAACAATCTTAATAAAATCTCTTGTTAGGTAGATTGATTTAACAATCTTAATAAAATCTCTTGTTATTGGTttgagaatttttaaaatccgttaaaatctcttgttattcaaaaaatatttattatatgattttcaaattctaactaaatctagtgttatggGGATATGAATTCTctctatttttattcataagacataactttcaaaatatcacGTATATCCATGAGATTTATAAAATCTATATGATGGAAAAgactagaaaacaaaataatcattCTTGCCAAATACCTTTTGCACCTTcaacccaaattatatatccaaaattataattcactacattttatataattaatttttaaatttctcaacCATACATTTAATTTACCAAATGAATATTTTCGGTTTAGTTTTCCTCAGTTTTTAGAAACCCGGAATTAAATagcaatatttatatatatatatatatatatatatatatatatatatatatatatataatatttttacgaGAACCCCTTTCACTGGGGATGTTCTAAGAATAACTCCATGGGTGTATCTTCAAAGAGTATCTAGGtacttaaaaaaacaaaacaaaaaaagggaAAAGAGGACATCCACTCCTTCTCTTAGAAGAAACatcattttggagtaaaatatgATCCAATTCCACTCTATTTTCAActctaaaatggagtaatggctaggattactctatttatagagtaatCCTACTTGTTACTCAATTTTggagttaattttttttatttatagaatggtcctttaaattttgaatttttttatttcatacttaaatattatttaaaaataatacaaaataaatataatatttcatgagagattatttaataattttacataaaagttGCATACACTAATaacaaaaccaaactaaacatgaaaatataaaataaatataacctaaatataacttaaaatacGTGATTTAATAATCTGGTAAATCATTTTTGGAATTGACATGATCGTTGAAGTATTGATTAAACGATGAAAATGTTCGATTCTAAAAATTTTCTTGCCCAATTTTAGAAAATCATGATAAAGAAACTTATTATTCATTCGAAATGCATTAGCTGAAAATTTATGAGAAAAAATATTCGAATACTCGTCATTGAACCAAAATATTtgatcttatatatatttttattatttattatacttttaataagaaaattttaatttaaacaaattatatattgtgGATGTTTTATAAACATAAGATATTTAGGGTTAATTGGTAGTTTTTGTGAGTGGGAGAAtaacaatgattaattaaataaaaatataatatttttagaatattcatTTTTAGAGTGAAAATTGAGTAATACATTAGAGTAAAAttttgttgcaaaaaaaaagcatttaagTAAAATTCTATTTCATTTTGGTATTGCaccattttaaagtaaaatacgGAGTAATACATAAGAGATTCTCTAAGTGTTTCAATGATCTTTAATAGTGcattaaatgattaaaaaataagtaaaataatattaaaatttgaataattaaaaataataattattaggtatataaattaatatgggTCATGATGCATACTCGATGAAAGATTAGTaccgttagtttttttttgtcatagtaccgttagtttaatatatatataaagatatttgttttttttttctttcaaaaatcgTTAGAGATGAGATGATGATAATTGATAAATAGAGAATCATAAGATGACGTGAGTAGACGTGGATATACTAGTGAGACGAATAGCAAAACTTTTGTAAGCGTGAAAAAGCGTTGGATTTCGGATTTAGAGCATCTGCCCTTTACATGTTACACATATTTGGGTATTGTAACCCCTTTTTTTCACTGAAGACACATCTAATTACACTGCACTAGAAAAACTAAGGCCCTCTTGGTTTACCTATCGCGCGACCTGCGACATGTGACCTGCGACATGCGACCTGCGACATGCGACCTGCGACTGTTCGTTTTGCTGTCGCGTAACATGCGACCTGTGATTGGTCGCATGTCGCAAGTCGCAGGTTGTTGTTGTTCGTCTTGATGTCGCGCGACTGATCGTGCGGTTCCCATTCAAGTCGCCCAAAAAAACAgcgactaaaaattaaaaaaattttgatcgcgcgactggtcgcaggtcgcaggtcgcgcgacacgtgAACGAACATAGTTTTAGTCGCAGGTCGTAGGTTTAGTCGCATGTCGCAagtcgcgcgacacgtaaacaaATGTAATcttagtcgcaggtcgcaggtcCCGCGACACGTAAACACGTAAACGTACATGGCCTAAACATAATACGAAGAACTCCAACACAAACTCATCCTTCTTTTATTGTCCCACGTGACTAAAGCTTGAGATCTTGTAGAGAACTTGACTTTAGAGCTCCTCGCTGAACGTCGACTTGGATGATTTTTGCTTGGGGCCCGGTTTGAGGAATTCAGTGAACCATTTTGCAGATTCTTTCTCCATACGAGTCAAGCTGTTCTTGAAATCGATGTAGTAGAGACCAAACCTAGCTGTGTACCCGTCTTGCCACTCGAAGTTGTCCATTAATGACCACACAAAATAAGATGTAACATTCACCTTGTCTTCACTGCAAGATGCAACAAGGATAATATGTAAATGGGAGAACAGcgtgtataattaattaaacatcATTGCCTACCACAAATGATTTAATTGATCTCACCAAATAGCCTGATGCAGGGCCAGAAGATGCCTCTGGTGATAGTATTTTCTGTTGTGGTCATTGAGAGCAACGCTATGATCTGTATCTTTCACGCCAAGGTCCTCCCCATAACCTATAAAAAAGAttacaaaaacaataataaatttatactaTGAGAAAAGCATTTTAAATATTGACAAACCATTCTCAGTAATTATGATCTCAGGGTTGCCATATCTGTCTTTTATGTATTTCACAAGCTTCCTTAAACCCGCTGCGTATACAGCCATCTTAGCAGTGCTGGGCTACAAAATAAGAAAGACGAAAGCAATTAAAACGCAATTCATAACATTTAACTAAGGTTATTAAGAACGAAGTTGTGTAACCTGGCTGCCAATCTTAACGGATCCATCAAACAGTCTTGGCTAAACATGTAAGAAAAGCAAACaaaatgttaatttatttttgttgaatGAACATTGGACTTGATTTATATGAGAATaggaatattatttttatattaaaaagataaaaataggaGTATTATTCTTACCTGCATatatttttcacaaaataatcAACATACGTAAATAGGTCTCAATAGATTAATAACATCCGTTGTTCCAGTTACATTTATTAACACGTTGATAGTATAGCACAAAAtagcaatctttttttttttttttgaacacagcACAAAACAGCAATCTATTAATTAGAATACGTGAACgtatataaatattatgaatCTTACGTTCAAACTCCACTAGAGAATCTGTAGCCCAAGATGGTTGCCGATAATCAGGCTTTTCGCTTGCCTTTGCATAGAACGAACTGTTATAATTTATTCCCACGAAGTCAGCTGAGCCTTTCAGTTTTGCCTTTTGGGATTTTGTAAATTTGGGCAATCGAGCTCCGACCGCATCTTTCATACTTTGAGGATAATCTCCTTACGTGGTAGGATCCAAATGCCTACGGAGCAATTCATACGTCCATTTGAATATGAATATATACAACGAGAATAAAACAATCAATCGTTCCTTTACCAGCCCATGATGAAGTCAAGTACACGGTCTACAGTACGTTGACCTCCTTCCACATCTTCTGGTTCAAACCAAGCCGGACTATGAGCAATCCCAATTTTACCACCTTTGCACTTTTAAGAatcgaataaaccaaaaaaatgagaaaaaaaatgcaacCAATTGTCTCATTCTTTATGTTTTGGACTTTTGGTTTCTCTTTTACCTTTTCGCACTTTCTGAAAGCGTCAACGGCTTCAGCGTGACTAACGAGTAAATTGTGACTAACGACATAAGCCTCAAATCCTGACCGTCCATCTTGGCAAAGATGTCCAAAATCTTTGATGTACGGAGAACAACGCCCCGGTGCTTTCTTAGCCTGAACGGCTGAAGACCCATGGCTCGTTGAACGTAATCCAGTTTTTCACTTTGCCCCCATATTCGTGGAACGTGAAGTTTGCGTACTCCACAAAATCCGGTCTGTATATAGTTGCAATTTAGGAGAAGAGTATACGTaactgatgtttttttttgacaaaatgtgAATTCATTTCATAGAAATGACATTGAGATACAAAAGCTTGGATCTAAATCTGCTAGAACTAGCAAAGGTTACCTAAAGATCCcccaaaaaagataaaaaaa
This region of Brassica napus cultivar Da-Ae chromosome C5, Da-Ae, whole genome shotgun sequence genomic DNA includes:
- the LOC106398449 gene encoding glutathione S-transferase T3-like, with the protein product MTTTAKQMIGGVHSLEQNIKDRQSRGVHSVEQNSQGTEDSNYGEDTQASRKERRTWTPTDDVVLISSWLNTSKDAVVGNEQRSLAFWKRIVTYYNASPKLAGCEKRETSHCKNRWQKINDVICKFCGAYEATTREKRVKELHNDQKWCELSTGKNDGSSRKRKCGDISHSASSKATEADSTDDDEVTNRPTGVKAAKARSKKTMVDGKELSEFQTMWSIKKQDLALKERMSKMMVLDSLIAKQGPLADYEEALKQKLIHDLMSN